Proteins encoded within one genomic window of [Enterobacter] lignolyticus SCF1:
- a CDS encoding ABC transporter ATP-binding protein produces the protein MSCENLIEIDNLTKEFFQYKSPFHNVYSLLTNTNNAEIGKFTAVNNVSFTIKKGERVGIVGANGAGKSTILQLIAGTLKATRGTINVNGRVAALLELGAGFNPEFTGMENIFLYASLLGIDKDVIKTRIDDICNFAEIGDFIQRPVKTYSSGMFVRLAFSVAINVNPDILIVDEALSVGDYLFQTKCHRAFELFQERGGTVLFVSHDLTAVRNTCDRAILIDKGCLLLDDKPDVVVNSYMELMKTKEIQWLKSQDILRSEYRFGTGGGKVSEVIVCTENADDVAEVNAGEDLIFKITLELTIEFNNPIFTLALRNTSGIDVWGFNNKNMGLSISPGKGKRTITVKVPNHLAVGAYTINAGLADTLHNSSYEEHDHRWGMKILSVVGSTKTFGFINMNPRILQYEDSINDD, from the coding sequence ATGTCGTGTGAAAACTTAATTGAAATAGACAATCTTACAAAAGAGTTTTTCCAGTACAAATCCCCATTTCATAATGTCTATAGTTTACTGACTAATACTAATAACGCAGAAATTGGGAAATTTACAGCTGTCAATAATGTCAGTTTTACAATCAAAAAAGGTGAAAGGGTTGGAATCGTTGGCGCTAATGGTGCAGGTAAATCTACTATACTTCAACTTATCGCCGGAACATTAAAAGCAACAAGAGGAACCATTAACGTTAATGGCCGAGTTGCTGCTTTGCTGGAGCTTGGTGCCGGCTTTAATCCAGAGTTTACAGGCATGGAGAATATATTTCTTTATGCTTCGCTCCTGGGTATTGACAAGGATGTTATTAAAACCCGCATTGATGATATCTGCAATTTTGCAGAAATTGGTGATTTCATCCAGCGCCCAGTTAAAACATATTCTAGCGGAATGTTTGTTCGCCTTGCATTTTCTGTTGCGATTAACGTTAATCCAGATATATTGATCGTAGATGAGGCATTATCTGTAGGTGATTACCTGTTCCAGACTAAATGCCATAGAGCATTTGAACTCTTTCAGGAAAGAGGAGGGACAGTACTATTTGTATCGCACGATTTAACTGCTGTACGGAATACGTGCGATCGTGCAATTCTCATCGATAAAGGATGTCTCTTACTAGATGATAAACCTGATGTTGTTGTTAATTCGTATATGGAATTGATGAAAACAAAGGAAATACAATGGCTCAAAAGTCAGGATATATTACGTTCGGAATATCGGTTTGGTACTGGAGGAGGGAAGGTTAGTGAAGTCATCGTGTGTACGGAAAACGCTGATGATGTTGCTGAAGTTAACGCTGGTGAGGATCTCATCTTTAAAATCACTCTGGAATTAACAATTGAATTTAATAATCCAATATTCACACTGGCATTAAGAAATACTTCAGGGATTGACGTTTGGGGGTTCAATAACAAAAATATGGGGTTAAGCATTAGCCCTGGAAAAGGAAAGCGAACCATTACCGTCAAGGTACCCAATCATTTAGCTGTTGGGGCATATACGATCAATGCTGGCTTGGCTGATACTCTTCACAATAGTTCATATGAAGAGCACGACCATCGTTGGGGTATGAAAATTCTTAGCGTAGTCGGTAGCACTAAAACATTTGGCTTTATAAATATGAATCCAAGAATACTCCAGTATGAGGATTCGATTAATGACGACTAA